One stretch of Comamonas testosteroni DNA includes these proteins:
- a CDS encoding murein transglycosylase A has product MNFHLLRRASLALIVGTLVACTTTKQQNDPASVPEMAPHGGPASAAKPPFTANVPTKSRWVAVDWGELPGVPQDSLNEAWNAWIKNCERPSTVFANLCGEVRRLSIASEDEQRSWMINTLQPYRIEATTGSPDGMLTAYYEPLYEARRVQGNGFNVPIYQVPQGFGKRKPWFTRQQIDTNPEAQAALAGRAIAWLRDPVDMLVLHIQGSGRLMLTEADGRQRMIRVAYAGTNDQPYKSVGRWLLDQNLVRDATWPGISAWIAANPSRVNEMLWSNPRYVFFREEALNDFDAQFGPKGAQGVALTPGRSIAVDRNSIPYGTPVWLSTPGPTVSLNRLVFAQDTGSAILGAVRADYFMGWGAEAGDVAGRIKQPLKLWAFWPKALAGSAPHLR; this is encoded by the coding sequence ATGAATTTCCATCTCCTGCGCCGTGCTTCACTGGCGCTGATTGTAGGAACCCTGGTGGCATGCACCACCACCAAGCAGCAAAACGACCCGGCATCGGTGCCCGAGATGGCTCCGCATGGCGGGCCGGCTTCCGCAGCCAAGCCGCCGTTCACCGCCAATGTACCGACTAAAAGCCGCTGGGTGGCGGTGGACTGGGGCGAGCTGCCCGGCGTGCCCCAGGATTCCCTGAACGAGGCCTGGAATGCCTGGATCAAGAATTGCGAGCGTCCCAGCACCGTGTTTGCCAATCTGTGCGGCGAGGTGCGAAGGCTGAGCATTGCTTCGGAAGACGAGCAGCGCAGCTGGATGATCAACACGCTGCAGCCCTATCGCATCGAAGCGACCACGGGCAGCCCCGACGGCATGCTGACCGCCTATTACGAGCCCTTGTACGAGGCGCGCCGTGTACAGGGCAACGGCTTCAACGTGCCCATCTACCAGGTCCCGCAGGGCTTTGGCAAGCGCAAGCCCTGGTTCACGCGCCAGCAGATCGATACCAACCCCGAGGCGCAGGCCGCCCTGGCCGGCCGTGCCATTGCCTGGCTGCGCGACCCGGTGGACATGCTGGTGCTGCATATCCAGGGCTCGGGCCGGCTGATGCTGACCGAGGCCGACGGCCGCCAGCGCATGATCCGCGTGGCCTATGCCGGCACCAACGATCAGCCCTACAAGAGCGTGGGCCGCTGGCTGCTCGATCAGAACCTGGTGCGCGATGCCACCTGGCCCGGCATCAGTGCCTGGATTGCCGCCAATCCCTCGCGTGTCAACGAGATGCTCTGGAGCAATCCGCGCTATGTGTTCTTCCGCGAGGAGGCGCTCAACGACTTCGATGCCCAGTTCGGCCCCAAGGGAGCGCAGGGCGTGGCGCTGACGCCGGGCCGCTCCATTGCCGTGGACCGCAACAGCATCCCCTACGGCACGCCGGTCTGGCTGTCCACGCCCGGCCCCACGGTATCGCTCAACCGCCTGGTGTTCGCGCAGGATACGGGCAGCGCCATTCTGGGCGCCGTGCGCGCCGACTATTTCATGGGCTGGGGGGCCGAGGCCGGTGATGTGGCGGGCCGCATCAAGCAGCCGCTCAAGCTCTGGGCCTTCTGGCCCAAGGCCTTGGCCGGATCGGCGCCGCATCTGCGCTGA
- a CDS encoding OmpA family protein, translating into MRKQMAVTAALASALLITGCANTGGMSDTTRRTATGAGVGALGGAAIGAIAGGHAGKGALIGAGVGALGSYIWSQNLEKQKREMEAATQGTGVGVTQTADNQLKLDIPSDISFDTGRADIKGNFAPILDRFAEGLRNNPNAEVRIIGHTDSTGSDAINNPLSLQRAESTRNYLTSRGVNGARIQVQGMGSHQPVASNATNEGRARNRRVEIFVGERAPQ; encoded by the coding sequence ATGCGCAAGCAAATGGCTGTGACGGCCGCTCTGGCCTCTGCATTGTTGATCACCGGCTGCGCCAATACCGGCGGCATGTCGGACACCACGCGTCGTACTGCGACCGGTGCAGGCGTGGGCGCACTGGGCGGCGCTGCCATCGGCGCCATTGCTGGCGGCCATGCCGGCAAGGGTGCACTGATCGGTGCCGGTGTCGGCGCCCTGGGCTCCTATATCTGGTCGCAAAACCTCGAGAAGCAAAAGCGTGAAATGGAAGCCGCGACCCAGGGCACAGGCGTGGGCGTGACACAGACCGCGGACAACCAGCTCAAGCTGGACATCCCCAGCGACATCTCCTTTGACACCGGCCGCGCCGACATCAAGGGCAACTTCGCCCCCATCCTCGATCGCTTTGCCGAAGGTCTGCGCAACAACCCCAACGCAGAAGTGCGCATCATCGGTCACACCGACAGCACAGGCTCCGATGCCATCAACAACCCTCTGTCGCTGCAGCGCGCCGAGAGCACCCGCAACTATCTGACCTCGCGTGGCGTCAACGGCGCCCGCATCCAGGTGCAGGGCATGGGCTCGCACCAGCCCGTGGCTTCCAATGCCACCAACGAAGGCCGTGCGCGCAACCGCCGCGTGGAAATCTTCGTGGGTGAACGCGCTCCTCAGTAA
- a CDS encoding response regulator transcription factor: MEPVTDATVYVVDDDADVREALAWLLRSRRLLSECYRNAEEFEQAVLQTSPVTRRPCCLLLDMRMTGMSGLSLFNRMLERGQIEAMPVIFLTGHADVPTAVDTVKRGAFDFCEKPFSDNALVDRVEQALALSAEHLAALQAREEVRSRLDELTDREKDVMKLVVEGVPNKLIADQLDISVRTVEVHRARVFDKMQVKSAVELANLLRNA; the protein is encoded by the coding sequence ATGGAACCTGTAACCGACGCTACCGTCTACGTTGTGGACGACGATGCCGATGTCCGAGAGGCATTGGCATGGCTGCTGCGTTCGCGCCGATTGCTGAGCGAGTGCTATCGCAACGCCGAAGAATTCGAGCAGGCCGTGCTGCAGACCAGCCCCGTGACGCGCCGGCCCTGCTGCCTGCTGCTCGATATGCGCATGACGGGCATGAGCGGCCTGTCGCTGTTCAACCGCATGCTGGAGCGCGGCCAGATCGAGGCCATGCCCGTGATCTTTCTGACCGGACATGCCGATGTGCCGACGGCCGTGGATACGGTCAAGCGCGGTGCCTTCGATTTTTGCGAGAAACCGTTTTCCGACAACGCGCTGGTGGACCGTGTGGAGCAGGCTCTGGCGCTGTCTGCCGAGCATCTGGCTGCCTTGCAGGCGCGCGAAGAGGTGCGCAGCCGCTTGGACGAGCTGACCGATCGGGAAAAAGACGTGATGAAACTGGTTGTCGAGGGCGTGCCGAACAAGTTGATTGCCGATCAGCTCGATATCAGCGTGCGCACTGTGGAAGTGCACCGGGCGCGAGTCTTCGACAAGATGCAGGTCAAGTCGGCCGTCGAGCTGGCCAATCTGCTGCGCAACGCCTGA
- a CDS encoding two-component system sensor histidine kinase NtrB has translation MTDPLNTALDALPEDHPAHWPWRRWRMAWKRWSLWTLLVALVVSMLVTMVWLAGRYEASQVQEKLERDTANAVGDIRAALGRNLQDLLALSAYSSKHAAWREHATELLQQRRDLMRIEWRGENMRLIEHAETPYRTLLVEDESHLPELHSGEALTCTQARRVNGPSYSPSRFQLLGEGLGTETMQVCMPLTENGHVVGYVLGTYSLQGILLAQVGKSLPRTQEVSFTEPDGTRLAMVGAAWRGSRMFTAQQLLDLPGNTLVLRMDSWHHAPSVFPNVMTALVTGMSIALVTVVVVLVRDNRRRLRAERDLGDALAFRKAMEDSLVTGMRARDLQGRITYVNPAFCNMVGFSAQELLGLNVAPYWPPELAQEYVSRRDQRLAGLLPTPRQGHESVFMRKDGSRFPVLIFEAPLITAQGQHTGWMSAFIDISEQRRMEEMSRASQERLQATARLATVGEMASMLSHELTQPLAAISSYATGSLNLLEHEPADPHAPHLKDLRMALERISFQADRAGKVIKSVRDFVRRRDKSREVVPPVELIDAVMPLVYLQAHKLNATVQLELEPDLPGVLCDVTMVEQVLLNLARNGMQAMDLPELKERVLTMAVRRSSDGNNARWVEFSIMDCGAGISAEVAEQLFTPFFTTRAEGMGLGLSLCRTVVEQHGGHLDYRPHLPQGTEFVFTLPAHREPREN, from the coding sequence GTGACTGATCCGCTGAATACCGCGCTTGACGCACTGCCCGAGGACCATCCTGCCCATTGGCCCTGGCGGCGCTGGCGCATGGCCTGGAAGCGCTGGTCGCTATGGACCTTGCTGGTGGCACTGGTGGTCAGCATGCTGGTCACCATGGTCTGGCTGGCCGGGCGCTATGAAGCATCGCAGGTGCAGGAAAAGCTGGAGCGCGATACCGCCAATGCCGTAGGCGATATCCGTGCAGCGCTGGGCCGCAATCTGCAGGACCTGCTGGCGCTGAGCGCCTACAGCAGCAAGCATGCCGCCTGGCGCGAGCATGCGACCGAGCTGCTGCAGCAGCGCCGCGACCTGATGCGCATCGAGTGGCGGGGCGAAAACATGCGCCTCATCGAGCATGCCGAGACGCCTTACCGCACCTTGCTGGTCGAGGACGAAAGCCACTTGCCCGAGCTGCATTCGGGCGAGGCACTGACCTGTACCCAGGCCAGGCGCGTCAACGGGCCGTCGTATTCGCCCAGCCGCTTCCAGCTGCTGGGCGAGGGCCTGGGCACGGAGACCATGCAGGTCTGCATGCCGTTGACGGAGAACGGCCATGTGGTGGGCTATGTTCTGGGCACCTACAGCCTGCAAGGCATTCTCCTGGCCCAGGTGGGCAAGTCCCTGCCGCGCACCCAGGAGGTTTCGTTCACCGAGCCTGACGGCACGCGTCTGGCCATGGTGGGGGCGGCCTGGCGCGGCTCGCGCATGTTCACGGCCCAGCAGTTGCTGGATTTGCCCGGCAACACCCTGGTGCTGCGCATGGACAGCTGGCATCACGCACCCAGCGTCTTTCCGAATGTGATGACGGCGCTGGTGACCGGCATGTCGATCGCGCTGGTGACCGTGGTGGTGGTGCTGGTGCGCGACAACCGCCGCCGCCTGCGCGCGGAACGCGATCTGGGCGATGCGCTGGCCTTTCGCAAGGCCATGGAGGACTCCCTGGTCACGGGCATGCGTGCACGTGATCTCCAGGGCCGCATCACCTATGTGAACCCGGCCTTTTGCAATATGGTGGGCTTCAGCGCGCAGGAGCTGCTGGGTCTCAATGTGGCGCCTTACTGGCCGCCCGAGCTGGCCCAGGAATATGTGAGCCGGCGCGATCAGCGTCTTGCCGGCTTGCTGCCCACACCGCGCCAGGGCCACGAGAGCGTGTTCATGCGCAAGGACGGCTCGCGCTTTCCGGTGCTGATTTTCGAGGCACCGCTGATCACCGCCCAGGGCCAGCACACGGGCTGGATGAGCGCCTTCATCGACATCAGCGAGCAGCGCCGCATGGAGGAGATGTCGCGTGCCTCACAGGAGCGTCTGCAGGCCACGGCACGCCTTGCGACCGTTGGCGAGATGGCCTCCATGCTCAGCCATGAGCTGACGCAGCCGCTGGCCGCCATTTCCAGCTATGCCACGGGTTCGCTCAATCTGCTGGAGCATGAGCCTGCCGACCCTCATGCCCCGCATCTCAAGGACTTGCGAATGGCTCTGGAGCGCATCAGCTTTCAGGCCGATCGCGCGGGCAAGGTCATCAAGAGCGTGCGCGATTTCGTGCGCCGGCGAGACAAGTCCAGAGAGGTGGTGCCGCCCGTGGAGCTGATCGATGCCGTCATGCCTCTGGTCTATCTGCAGGCGCACAAGCTCAATGCAACGGTGCAACTGGAGCTGGAGCCCGATCTGCCTGGGGTGCTGTGCGATGTCACCATGGTCGAGCAGGTCCTGCTCAATCTGGCGCGCAACGGCATGCAGGCCATGGACCTGCCCGAGCTCAAGGAGAGGGTGTTGACCATGGCTGTCAGGCGCAGTTCTGACGGTAATAACGCGCGTTGGGTAGAATTTTCCATCATGGACTGCGGCGCCGGCATTTCTGCGGAAGTCGCCGAGCAGCTGTTCACCCCCTTCTTCACCACGCGCGCCGAAGGCATGGGCCTGGGCCTGAGCCTGTGCCGCACGGTGGTGGAGCAACATGGTGGTCACCTTGATTACCGCCCGCATCTCCCGCAGGGCACGGAGTTTGTCTTCACGCTTCCGGCCCACAGGGAACCCAGAGAGAACTAG
- a CDS encoding carbon-nitrogen hydrolase family protein, giving the protein MKIAALQMVSGQDVAANLVQARSLMQQAAALGAELVVLPEYFCAMGARDTDKLAYREVFGQGPIQDFMAGAARQLQLWVVAGTLPLQAADDSHVLNTSLVYSPVGECVARYDKIHLFQFDNGRESYTEAAVVQAGSQPVVCDIQARNGVSWRLGLSVCYDLRFPELYRALSAQGADLLLVPSAFTYTTGQAHWEVLLRARAIENLAYVLAPGQGGVHENGRRTWGHSLLIDPWGEVQSLQASGTGVVAGELNRDRLLQVRQQLPALSHRVL; this is encoded by the coding sequence ATGAAGATTGCCGCTCTACAAATGGTCTCGGGTCAGGACGTCGCAGCCAATCTGGTGCAGGCGCGCAGCCTGATGCAGCAGGCTGCCGCCCTGGGGGCGGAGCTGGTGGTGCTGCCCGAGTATTTCTGTGCCATGGGAGCCAGGGACACCGACAAGCTGGCCTACCGGGAGGTTTTTGGCCAAGGGCCGATCCAGGACTTCATGGCCGGGGCTGCCAGGCAGCTGCAGCTGTGGGTGGTGGCCGGCACGCTGCCGCTGCAGGCCGCTGACGACAGCCATGTGCTCAACACCAGCCTGGTCTATTCGCCCGTGGGAGAATGCGTGGCCCGCTACGACAAGATCCACCTGTTTCAGTTCGACAACGGGCGCGAGAGCTATACCGAGGCCGCCGTGGTGCAGGCGGGCAGCCAGCCCGTAGTCTGCGACATACAGGCCAGAAATGGCGTGAGCTGGCGCCTGGGTCTGAGTGTCTGCTATGACCTTCGCTTTCCCGAGCTGTATCGTGCGCTCAGCGCACAGGGGGCCGATCTGCTGCTGGTGCCAAGTGCCTTCACCTACACCACGGGCCAGGCGCACTGGGAGGTGCTGCTGCGGGCGCGGGCAATAGAGAACCTGGCCTATGTGCTGGCACCGGGCCAGGGCGGCGTGCATGAAAACGGTCGCCGCACCTGGGGCCACAGTCTGCTGATCGACCCCTGGGGCGAGGTGCAGAGCCTCCAGGCCAGCGGCACCGGTGTGGTGGCGGGAGAGCTCAATCGTGACCGCTTGCTGCAAGTGCGCCAGCAACTGCCGGCCCTGAGCCATCGTGTGCTGTGA
- a CDS encoding YhdP family protein — translation MARWSLGLVLSLWLLLATVWGVLHFWIVPRIEQWRPELESLASRTLGVPVSIGRLHAYRSGLVPTFELGDVVLHDPANKSEALLLPKVVVAVSAHSLMTLGVEQIYLEGPDLTVRRDADGQIFVAGIAVSSDPGQGTDSDWIFSQPEIAIRGGKLQWVDELRNAAPLQLLDVDLVLRNKRWHHSLRLDATPPQGWGQRFTVMGNFKEPLLSVHEGRLERWSGQAYLDFTHIDLSHLGQYLGPQDWKLQQGKGSVRAWLDVDHGQPVGGVADVAVQALQLQWRDRPEPLALQALRGRLRAKNQNGYQFSVQGLQFTADDGLNWPRGDFSLRYVPTGASEQGSQGEHGDVQADGIDLAIAAQMLQRLPLPESVQTQLRALAPAGQLSDLKLSWRGPLQQLAQYKASGRFEQLGLRSQASQEGPHSIGIPGVRGLSGKFSLDQDSGEATLTKAPAANQAMLSFPGVFEDPDIPFDQFDSLVRWQLLDKGQSIKVQVPRLRFANEDTAGQAQASWQSGAGTKEQPRFPGLLDLQGQLSRAKGERIYRYLPQDLGSDALRYVREAITTGQASAVNFRVKGELEHVPFEKPGKGEFHISAQVHDVNYQFVPGYLLGPGEKPWPPLTRLSGELVFDRNSMQVRKAKGFLGHTAIVVDEAQAGVADWNLTEVEVNAKAHGALGDMLNLVQGSALSALTAHALDSSKATGNARLSLRLHLPTMHMERSKVQGEVALAGNTLQLMPEVPTLSQLRGNVQFSETGFQLSGVQAKALGGDVRIEGGMKPAADAATAPVQVRIDGIATAQGLRDAKEMSELVALGRHLQGQARYGLQIKVLHSVPEISLQSDLQGMAVMLPAPLGKAADSSLALRVNRTVPAVAKPLTDQFSVQWGNQAAALLERDISGAQARITRGSLELVETGKAEAALPAAGLQARVQLPVLDLDAWSRLWPDGAGGAADSPGTEEESWRQFVPQQLALKAREVRLHGRSLHDVSLQLSHANKVWTNQIQSRDLAGRVEYREPSAQEPGGLVIARLSRLSIPDGPDEGLDAAAEQTGNVRELPALQVSVDDFQLGKRSLGKLDVVARNQGLSGGAGQREWQLSRFNISTPEATLTAQGSWGLRSSDKKHPGQTQLQFQLNLRDVGKLLNRFDMPGVVANGQGQLQGEISWTGAPVTPGFKTMSGAVHLEVQKGQFLKADPGLAKLLGVLSLQSLPRRLTLDFRDVFRNGFSFDFMRGDVTIERGIAKTNNMQMKGVNAAVLMEGSADIDKETQDLHVVVVPEINALSASLVATAINPVVGLSSFLAQMILRGPLIAATTKEFHIHGSWEDPQVTELPRRSVPKVGADDVGKQPAAAPSSEEKP, via the coding sequence TTGGCACGGTGGTCTCTGGGACTGGTCCTGAGCCTGTGGCTGCTGCTGGCCACCGTGTGGGGGGTGCTCCATTTCTGGATTGTGCCGCGAATCGAACAGTGGCGCCCCGAGCTGGAATCCCTGGCCTCACGCACCCTGGGTGTACCGGTTTCGATTGGCCGGCTGCATGCTTACCGCTCGGGTCTGGTGCCGACTTTCGAGCTGGGCGATGTAGTCCTGCATGACCCTGCGAACAAGAGTGAGGCCTTGCTACTGCCCAAGGTGGTGGTGGCGGTCTCTGCCCATTCGCTGATGACCCTGGGCGTCGAGCAGATATATCTGGAAGGGCCGGATCTGACGGTCCGCCGCGATGCCGACGGCCAGATCTTTGTGGCCGGCATTGCCGTGTCATCCGATCCGGGGCAGGGAACCGACTCCGACTGGATCTTCTCCCAGCCCGAAATCGCCATCCGCGGCGGCAAGCTGCAGTGGGTGGACGAACTGCGCAATGCCGCGCCCTTGCAACTGCTGGATGTGGATCTGGTGCTGCGCAACAAGCGCTGGCACCACTCCCTGCGGCTGGATGCCACGCCGCCGCAGGGCTGGGGCCAGCGCTTTACGGTCATGGGCAACTTCAAGGAGCCTTTGCTGTCGGTGCATGAAGGGCGTCTGGAGCGCTGGAGCGGGCAGGCCTATCTGGACTTCACGCATATCGACCTGTCGCATCTGGGCCAGTATCTGGGCCCGCAGGACTGGAAGCTGCAGCAGGGCAAGGGCTCGGTCAGGGCCTGGCTGGATGTGGATCACGGACAGCCCGTTGGCGGGGTGGCCGATGTCGCGGTGCAGGCGCTGCAGCTGCAATGGCGGGACAGACCCGAGCCCCTGGCCCTGCAGGCCTTGCGGGGGCGTTTGCGGGCCAAGAATCAGAACGGTTACCAGTTTTCCGTCCAGGGATTGCAGTTCACGGCCGATGACGGGCTGAACTGGCCCAGAGGCGATTTCAGCCTGCGCTATGTACCGACCGGCGCTTCCGAGCAGGGCAGTCAGGGCGAGCATGGCGACGTTCAGGCCGATGGCATCGACCTGGCCATTGCGGCGCAGATGCTGCAGCGTCTGCCCCTGCCGGAGTCCGTGCAGACCCAGCTCAGGGCGCTTGCGCCGGCAGGACAGCTGAGTGATCTCAAGCTGTCATGGCGCGGACCTCTGCAGCAGCTGGCGCAGTACAAGGCTTCGGGGCGCTTCGAGCAGCTGGGCTTGCGTTCCCAGGCTTCGCAGGAGGGCCCGCACAGCATAGGTATTCCCGGCGTGCGGGGCTTGAGCGGCAAGTTCAGCCTGGACCAGGACAGCGGCGAGGCCACGCTGACCAAGGCGCCGGCCGCCAATCAGGCCATGCTGAGCTTTCCCGGCGTGTTTGAAGACCCCGACATCCCGTTCGACCAGTTCGACAGCCTGGTGCGCTGGCAGTTGCTGGACAAGGGGCAGTCCATCAAGGTGCAAGTGCCCCGGCTGCGTTTCGCCAATGAGGACACGGCCGGCCAGGCCCAGGCCAGCTGGCAGTCCGGTGCTGGGACCAAGGAGCAGCCGCGCTTTCCGGGGTTGCTGGATCTGCAAGGGCAGCTCAGTCGCGCCAAGGGTGAACGCATTTATCGCTATCTGCCCCAGGATCTGGGCAGCGATGCGCTGCGCTATGTGCGCGAGGCCATCACCACGGGTCAGGCCAGCGCGGTGAACTTCCGCGTCAAGGGCGAGCTCGAGCATGTGCCGTTTGAAAAGCCGGGCAAGGGCGAGTTCCACATCAGCGCCCAGGTGCATGATGTGAACTACCAGTTCGTGCCCGGCTATCTGCTCGGGCCCGGCGAAAAGCCCTGGCCGCCGCTGACCAGGCTGTCGGGCGAGCTGGTGTTCGATCGAAACTCCATGCAGGTGCGCAAGGCCAAGGGCTTTCTGGGACATACCGCCATCGTGGTTGATGAAGCACAGGCCGGAGTGGCCGACTGGAACCTGACCGAGGTGGAGGTCAACGCCAAGGCTCATGGAGCCCTGGGCGATATGCTGAATTTGGTTCAAGGCTCTGCGCTGTCTGCGCTGACCGCCCATGCTCTGGATAGCAGCAAGGCCACGGGCAACGCCAGGCTCAGCCTCAGGCTGCATCTGCCCACCATGCATATGGAGCGCAGCAAGGTTCAGGGTGAAGTGGCGCTGGCGGGCAATACGCTGCAGCTGATGCCCGAGGTGCCCACACTCAGTCAACTGCGCGGCAATGTGCAGTTTTCGGAAACCGGCTTTCAGCTCTCGGGTGTGCAAGCCAAAGCGCTGGGCGGTGATGTGCGCATCGAGGGCGGCATGAAGCCTGCCGCCGACGCCGCCACGGCTCCGGTGCAAGTGCGCATAGACGGTATTGCCACGGCCCAGGGCCTGCGTGACGCCAAGGAGATGAGCGAACTGGTGGCTCTGGGCAGGCATCTGCAAGGCCAGGCGCGTTATGGCTTGCAGATCAAGGTGCTGCACAGCGTGCCGGAAATCAGTCTGCAGTCCGACCTGCAGGGCATGGCGGTCATGTTGCCGGCTCCTTTGGGAAAGGCAGCCGACAGCTCCCTGGCCCTGCGTGTCAACCGCACGGTGCCAGCCGTGGCCAAGCCGCTGACCGATCAGTTCAGCGTGCAATGGGGCAATCAGGCCGCCGCCTTGCTGGAGCGCGATATCAGCGGGGCTCAGGCCCGCATCACACGCGGCAGCCTGGAGCTGGTGGAGACGGGCAAGGCGGAAGCCGCTTTGCCGGCTGCCGGCCTGCAGGCCAGGGTGCAGTTGCCGGTGCTTGATCTGGATGCCTGGAGTCGTTTGTGGCCCGATGGCGCAGGGGGGGCTGCCGATAGCCCCGGTACCGAGGAAGAGAGCTGGCGCCAGTTTGTGCCGCAGCAACTGGCGCTCAAGGCGCGCGAGGTCAGGCTCCATGGCCGTTCGCTGCACGATGTATCCCTGCAGCTCAGCCATGCCAACAAGGTCTGGACCAACCAGATCCAGTCACGCGATCTGGCGGGGCGTGTGGAGTATCGCGAGCCATCTGCGCAGGAGCCGGGCGGCCTTGTCATCGCCAGGCTCTCGCGTCTGAGCATTCCCGACGGCCCGGACGAAGGGCTGGATGCTGCTGCGGAACAGACCGGCAATGTGCGCGAGTTACCGGCCTTGCAGGTCAGTGTGGACGACTTCCAGCTGGGCAAGCGTTCGCTGGGCAAGCTGGATGTGGTGGCGCGCAATCAAGGGCTGTCCGGCGGTGCGGGACAGCGCGAATGGCAGCTGTCGCGCTTCAATATCAGCACGCCCGAGGCGACGTTGACGGCCCAGGGATCCTGGGGGCTGCGCTCCAGTGACAAAAAGCACCCGGGTCAGACCCAGCTGCAGTTCCAGCTCAATCTGCGCGATGTGGGCAAGCTGCTCAATCGCTTTGACATGCCTGGCGTGGTTGCCAATGGACAGGGCCAGCTGCAGGGTGAAATCAGCTGGACAGGAGCGCCCGTGACGCCGGGGTTCAAGACCATGTCCGGCGCCGTGCATCTGGAGGTGCAAAAAGGCCAGTTCCTCAAGGCCGATCCGGGACTGGCCAAGCTGCTGGGCGTGCTCAGCCTGCAGTCCTTGCCCAGGCGACTGACGCTGGACTTCCGCGACGTGTTCCGCAACGGCTTCTCGTTCGACTTCATGCGGGGCGATGTCACCATAGAGCGCGGCATAGCCAAGACGAATAACATGCAGATGAAGGGCGTGAATGCGGCCGTGCTGATGGAGGGCTCTGCCGATATCGACAAGGAAACCCAGGACCTGCATGTGGTGGTGGTGCCGGAGATCAACGCCCTGTCCGCCTCCCTGGTTGCGACGGCCATCAATCCCGTAGTGGGGCTGAGCAGCTTTCTGGCCCAGATGATTTTGCGTGGCCCGCTGATTGCGGCCACGACCAAGGAGTTCCATATCCACGGCAGCTGGGAAGACCCGCAGGTGACCGAGCTGCCCAGGCGCAGCGTGCCCAAGGTCGGTGCCGACGATGTCGGCAAGCAGCCCGCTGCCGCTCCAAGCTCAGAGGAGAAGCCATGA